The DNA sequence CTTTTTGAAGGTGAGAATTTTGAACCCGGGTTCGTTGTAACCCGGGTTACTTTCCCTCACCTTCAAACTCTCTCATGCTCTTGTTTTCTCCCTTTTTGAAGGTGAGAGTTTTGAACCCGGGTTCACTTTAACCCGGGTTACTTTTCCTCACCTTCAATCGCGCTCATGCTCTTGTTTTCTCTCTTTTTGAAGGTGAGAATTTTGAACCCGGGTTCGTTCTAACCCGGGTTACTTTCCCTCACCTTCAATCGCGCTCATGCTCTTGTTTCCTCTCTTTTTGAAGGTGAGAATTTTGAACCCGGGTTCGTTGTAACCCGGGTTACTTTCCCTCACCTTCAAACTCTCTCATGCTCTTGTTTTCTCCCTTTTTGAAGGTGAGAGTTTTGAACCCGGGTTCGTTGTAACCCGGGTTACTTTCCCTTACCTTCAAACTCTCTCATGCTCTTGTTTTCTCTCTTTTTGAAGGTGAGAATTTTGAACCCGGGTTCGTTCTAACCCGGGTTACTTTCCCTCACCTTCAATCGCGCTCATACTCTTGTTTCCTCTCTTTTTGAAGGTGAGAGTTTTGAACCCGGGTTCGTTGTAACCCGGGTTACTTTCCCTCACCTTCAATCGCGATCATGCTCTTGTTTTCTCTCTTTTTGAAGGTGAGAGTTTTGAACCCGGGTTCGCTTTAACCCGGGTTACTTTCCCTCACCTTCAATCGCGCTCATGCTCCTGTTTTCTCTCTTTTTGAAGGTGAGAGTTTTGAACCCGGGTTCGTTGTAACCCGGGTTACTTTCCCCACCTTCAATCGCGCTCATACTCTTGTTTCCTCTCTTTTTGAAGGTGAGAATTTTGAACCCGGGTTCGTTCTAACCCGGGTTACTTTCCCTCACCTTCAAACTCTCTCATGCTCTTGTTTCCTCTCTTTTTGAAGGTGAGAATTTTGAACCCGGGTTCGTTCTAACCCGGGTTACTTTCCCTCACCTTCAATCGCGCTCATACTCCTGTTTCCTCTCTTTTTGAAGGTGAGAGATTTGAACCCGGGTTCGTTGTAACCCGGGTTACTTTTCCTCACCTTCAATCGCGCTCATGCTCTTGTTTCCTCTCTTTTTGAAGGTGAGAATTTTGAACCCGGGTTCGTTGTAACCCGGGTTCGCACCACCCCCGGGTTCACCTCCCCCCCCTATTCCAAAGAAAATACTCCCCTCCCCAACATCAAAAAAACACATAAAACTAGCTTCACAAAGCTAGTTTTATGTGTTTTTATTTATTTGCGACGTCTAGACGGTTGATGGCACGTTTGAGTGCCATTTCAGCACGCTTGAAGTCGATGTTATCTTTTTTTGCTTGTTCGAGGCGACGTTCCGCGCGTTCTTTAGCGGCACGCGCTCTTGCTACATCAATATCTGACGGTAATTCCGCTGATTCAGCTAAAACATTAACTTCGTCAGGGCGAACTTCCATAAAACCGCCGCTGACAGCAATAAGCTGAATTTTAGAATCGTGCTTTAATCGGACAGCTCCTACATCGAGCGGTGTCACTAGAGGTAAGTGGCCAGGTAATATACCGAGTTCACCTTCGGTTGTTTTCGCACTGACCATTTCTACTTGTCCGTTATATACGCTGCCATCAGGAGTGACGACATTTGCTTGCATCGTCTTCACGGTTCACCCTCCTTTACGAAGCGCAACATAGTTGGTTAGGAGTTGGTTAGTTAATTAGTTCATTAGTTGGTTAAGAACTAGGAGACATTGTAGTAACTGCCCAACCGAAGCTTTAAGCTTACTCCTAACCACTAGTCACTAATTACTAACCGCTAACCACTAGACGCTTCTTATTGCATTTGCTTCGCTTTCTCTACCACTTCTTCGATTCTACCTACGAGACGGAAAGCATCCTCTGGCAAGTCATCATGCTTACCTTCAAGGATTTCTTTAAAGCCTTTGATCGTTTCCTTCACTGGCACGTAGGAGCCCTTTTGACCAGTAAACTGCTCCGCCACGTGGAAGTTTTGAGAAAGGAAGAACTGAATGCGACGGGCACGATGTACAGTTAATTTATCGTCTTCAGATAACTCATCCATACCTAAGATAGCAATGATATCTTGAAGCTCTTTATATTTTTGTAGTGTTTGTTGAACTTGACGTGCAACTTCAT is a window from the Evansella cellulosilytica DSM 2522 genome containing:
- a CDS encoding F0F1 ATP synthase subunit epsilon, which codes for MQANVVTPDGSVYNGQVEMVSAKTTEGELGILPGHLPLVTPLDVGAVRLKHDSKIQLIAVSGGFMEVRPDEVNVLAESAELPSDIDVARARAAKERAERRLEQAKKDNIDFKRAEMALKRAINRLDVANK